A genome region from Columba livia isolate bColLiv1 breed racing homer chromosome 2, bColLiv1.pat.W.v2, whole genome shotgun sequence includes the following:
- the CCDC166 gene encoding coiled-coil domain-containing protein 166 translates to MAAKTKSMKQDTSAGKNKQGVTTKNGDVSREISDMEALVNERKLYLQKEYKTLTDHVNAYMGTVELFLQENKFLEKEAKQNEEESNAYLSYIAKHSQKCQNMIITLNDQNHTDLSQVQKEKEELISQYTEKEKEVRSRLTNVETKYSVMSKEVEDLQPFKAPSLQLEQRKRIKELEKELLVTKVRYADQMHTIKSRFLKAKADCEMDFQQKMQFLTKRAEEAAMLSLIQHIQQVKAENCRLRQELLSLIQYSTILKETKVQLLDQQEQLLREQRYLEDVAQARRWLRGAHGANGASRRPRSPRRPRSP, encoded by the coding sequence ATGGCAGCCAAGACCAAGTCGATGAAACAAGACACGAGTGCTGGGAAAAATAAGCAAGGAGTAACAACCAAGAATGGAGATGTATCCCGAGAAATAAGCGACATGGAAGCACTTGTCAATGAGAGGAAGTTGTACCTGCAGAAGGAATACAAGACTCTCACTGACCATGTGAACGCATACATGGGAACAGTGGAGCTCTTCCTCCAGGAGAATAAATTCCTAGAAAAGGAGGCCAAACAGAATGAGGAAGAGAGCAACGCTTATCTCTCCTACATAGCAAAACACAGCCAAAAGTGCCAGAACATGATAATAACATTAAATGATCAGAATCACACTGATCTGTCTCAAGTccagaaggagaaagaggagctAATCTCACAGTATACggaaaaagagaaggaggtGAGGAGCCGTCTGACGAATGTGGAGACAAAGTACTCTGTTATGAGCAAGGAGGTTGAAGACCTGCAGCCATTCAAAGCTCCATCTCTTCAGCTGGAACAGAGGAAAAGGATTAAAGAGCTGGAGAAGGAACTGTTGGTCACAAAGGTACGGTATGCGGATCAAATGCACACAATCAAGAGCAGATTTCTGAAGGCCAAGGCTGACTGCGAGATGGACTTTCAACAGAAGATGCAGTTTCTCACCAAGAGagcagaagaagcagcaatGCTGTCTCTAATTCAGCATATTCAACAGGTGAAAGCAGAGAATTGCCGTCTGCGCCAGGAACTGCTCAGCCTCATCCAGTATTCAACAATCCTTAAGGAAACCAAAGTTCAGCTGCTAgaccagcaggagcagctgctccgGGAGCAGCGGTACCTGGAGGACGTGGCCCAGGCGCGCCGCTGGCTGCGGGGGGCGCACGGCGCAAACGgcgcctcccgccgcccccgcagcccccgccgcccccgcagcCCCTGA
- the LOC102084499 gene encoding uncharacterized protein DKFZp434B061, with amino-acid sequence MCPPPTALGACPRPTALGDVSPTRIARCVSPTRSARYVSPTRSARCVSPTRSAWCVSPTRSAHYVSPTRSAWCVSPTCSAHYVSPTRSARYVSPTRSAWCVSPTRSAHYVSPTRSAWCVSPTCSAHYVSPTRSARYVSPTRSARCVSPTRSVWCVSPTRSARYVSPTRSARCVSPTRSARCVSPTRSARCVSPTRSARCVSPTRSARCVSPTRSARCVSPTRSAHYVSPTRSVRCVSPTRTVRCVSPTRSAHYVSPTRSAWCVSPTRRLRRRNRGPGQPGGSHLRGAFLIPSDPRHTFHGHIEGDVSSAVIPFIVILSLYLCS; translated from the coding sequence ATGTGTCCCCCACCCACAGCGCTCGGTGCGTGTCCCCGACCCACAGCACTCGGTGATGTGTCCCCCACCCGCATCGCTCGGTGCGTGTCCCCCACCCGCAGTGCCCGGTACGTGTCCCCCACCCGCAGTGCTCGGTGCGTGTCCCCCACCCGCAGTGCTTGGTGCGTGTCCCCCACCCGCAGTGCTCATTACGTGTCCCCCACCCGCAGTGCTTGGTGCGTGTCCCCCACCTGCAGTGCTCATTACGTGTCCCCCACCCGCAGTGCCCGGTACGTGTCCCCCACCCGCAGTGCTTGGTGCGTGTCCCCCACCCGCAGTGCTCATTACGTGTCCCCCACCCGCAGTGCTTGGTGCGTGTCCCCCACCTGCAGTGCTCATTACGTGTCCCCCACCCGCAGTGCCCGGTACGTGTCCCCCACCCGCAGTGCTCGGTGCGTGTCCCCCACCCGCAGTGTTTGGTGCGTGTCCCCCACCCGCAGTGCCCGGTACGTGTCCCCCACCCGCAGTGCCCGGTGCGTGTCCCCCACCCGCAGCGCTCGGTGCGTGTCCCCCACCCGCAGCGCCCGGTGCGTGTCCCCCACCCGCAGCGCTCGGTGCGTGTCCCCCACCCGCAGCGCTCGGTGCGTGTCCCCCACCCGCAGTGCCCGGTGCGTGTCCCCCACCCGCAGTGCTCATTACGTGTCCCCCACCCGCAGTGTTCGGTGCGTGTCCCCCACCCGCACTGTTCGGTGCGTGTCCCCCACCCGCAGTGCTCATTACGTGTCCCCCACCCGCAGTGCTTGGTGTGTGTCCCCCACCCGTCGTCTCCGGAGGAGGAATCGTGGTCCTGGGCAACCGGGAGGATCACACCTGCGTGGCGCTTTCCTTATCCCATCAGATCCACGGCACACATTCCATGGCCACATTGAGGGGGATGTCTCTTCAGCCGTTATCCCCTTTATCGTCATTCTTTCACTTTATCTGTGTTCTTAA